The genomic interval CAAGTGTCGATTTCCACGAAGCCGGAAGCTGGCGACTTGTCCCGTGCCCAGCGTCCGCCTATCGAGGGCCGATGGCCGGAGAACTCAGAGACAATCGCGGACGCGGCGACGCGGAATGGGGGCTGCCCCCGATCCACCCCGAAGGGCGCAAGTTCGGCATCGCCGCGGTGTTCATCGCCCTCGTCGTTCTCTGGGGGCTCGACTGGGAAATCGTCGGCTGGCCGTTGCTGATGGCCTCGATCGGCGTGTTTGCCTTCTTCCGCGACCCGGAACGGGTGGTTCCCCAGGGAGAGAACCAGGTCGTCTCCCCCGCCGACGGGCAGATATCCCTTATCGCGCAGGTTCCGCCGCCACCCGAAATGCAGCGCGACGACGGAGACCGCGGGCGCGGGCTGGGCGTCGAACCGGTGACGCGCATCTCCATCTTCATGTCGGTGTTCGACGTCCATATCAATCGTTCTCCGGTGGCGGGCACGGTGCGCCGTATCGTTTACATCCCGGGCCGTTTTCTCAATGCCGATCTCGACAAGGCGAGCGAGGAGAACGAGCGCCAGCATCTGCTGATCGAGCGGGCGGATGGCGTGGGCATCGGCATGACGCAGATCGCCGGGCTTGTGGCGCGGCGGATCGTGCCCTTCGTGAAGCCGGGTGACATCGTCGCCGCCGGGCAGCGGGTCGGCCTGATCCGCTTCGGCAGCCGGGTCGACGTATATCTACCCGCCGGGACCGATGCGCGCGTGCTGGTTGGCCAGCGCGTCGTCGCCGGCGAGACGGTGCTCGCGGACCTTGGCGTGACCGGCCTTCTGGAAGGGGTGCGCCAATGAACCGCGACGACGAATTCGATCTCGACAGCGGCGAAGGCCGCGCTCCCGCGCCTGCCGAACCGGCCTGGCTCGGTCCCAAGGCGAGCGAGGACGAGATCGTCACGCGCTCGCGGTCGGGCCGCGGACTGTCGATGCGGGCCGTCTTGCCGAGCGCGATCACCGCGGCGGCCCTGTGTTCGGGGCTGACCGGAATCCGCTTCGCCGTGGACGGCATCTGGCACATGAGCCTGTTCGCCATCATCTTCGCCGGCGTGCTCGATGGCATGGACGGGCGTATCGCCCGGCTCTTGAAGGCGCAGTCGCGCTTCGGGGCGGAGTTGGACAGCCTCGCCGATTCGCTCAGCTTCGGCATGGCGCCCGCGCTCATCCTGTTCATGTGGTCCCTCCAGGATCTGCCGCGCATCGGGTGGTTCGCCTCGCTCGCTTTCGCGATTACCTGCGCGCTGCGGCTCGCCCGGTTCAACGCGCGGATCGATCTGGAGGACCAGCCGCACAAGTCCGCCGGCTTCCTCACGGGCGTTCCGGCCCCGGTCGGGGCGGGGCTGGCCTTCCTGCCGATGTATCTGTGGCTGGCGACCGGAGAAGCGATTTTCCGCTCCCCCTGGCTGGTCGGCGTCTGGACGTTCGTGGTCGCCTTCCTGATGATATCCAACCTCGCGACGCTCAGCTGGAAGTCGATGCGGCCGCCCGAAAGCCTGAAGATCGCGGCCATCGCCATCGGCGCCATCGTGATCGCGGCCATGCTGATAGAACCCTGGTGGACGCTGATCCTGGTCTGCGCCGTCTACCTGGCGCTCGTCCCGGTGGGCATGGTGCGGTACGCCCGCGTGCGGCGACACCGGCACGCGCGAGGCGAACCCGTTACGCCGCAGCCGGAATAAGCCGGGAGAAAGCCTCGCTCTCACGCCGTATGCGAACCGCGGCGGGGCGGATCGCCGCCCTGCGCGGCCGGTGCAATTCGCGTCGGATGGACCGATACTGCGCGACGCCACGCCGAAGAGAGACGAATAGCGAGGCAACGGCCAGGGCGGCCATCGACCCGAGAGCCAGCGAGAGTGCGACTGCCGTGAACATGATCGTCAACCTTCCTGCATCTGCGCGAACCGTGTTCCGGCTCTGTTCCACCCCCTTGTTCTCAATTTGTTCCATCCTGTCAAGCGAAGTTCGGCGGTTGGCCCGACCTGCTTCTTGTGATCCCCATCCGGGGTGGATTTTCCCTTCGCTTCGAGCTAAAGCGCCCGCTGCCGGAAAGGTTCCGTCTCGCGACTCGCGGGAATACGGGCATTTCGGGCAAATTCACATGGATGGCATTACATACCGGTGCCGATAGCTGACCAGGTCAGCCTGTCGGTTCCCCGCTGTCCAGAGGCACAACCGGAAAGGAATTACCTATGGCGGCCCCTACCGTCACCATGCAGCAATTGATCGAGGCCGGCGCGCATTTCGGCCACCAGACCCACCGCTGGAATCCGCGGATGAAGCCGTATATCTTCGGCAGCCGCAACGGCGTTCATATCATCGACCTGTCGCAGACCGTGCCGCTGTTCGCGCGCGCGCTGGACTTCGTCAGCTCCACCGTGCGGGCCGGCGGCAAGGTGCTGTTCGTCGGCACCAAGCGGCAGGCGCAGGAACCCATTGCGGAGGCCGCGCGCGCCTGCGGCCAGCACTTCGTCAACCATCGCTGGCTGGGCGGGATGCTCACCAACTGGAAGACGATTTCCGGTTCGATCCGCGAACTCAAGAATCTGGAAGAACAGCTCGCCGGCGACACCAGCCTTCTGACCAAGAAGGAAGTGCTCCAGCTGACCCGCAAGCGCGACAAGCTGGAGCTGTCGCTGGGCGGTATTCGCGACATGGGCGGCATTCCCGATGTGATGTTCGTGATCGACGCCAACAAGGAAGACCTGGCGATCAAGGAAGCCGAAACGCTCGGCATCCCGGTGATCGCGGTGCTCGATACCAATGTCGATCCGACCGGTATCGCCTTCCCGATCCCGGGCAATGACGACGCCAGCCGTGCCGTCCGCCTGTATTGCGACGCGGTCAGCCAGGCCGCTCGGACCGGCTCGGACGCGAACGTTGCCGATTCGGGCGACATCGGCTCGATGGAAGCGCCGCCCGCCGAGGCCGCCGCCGCGCAGGCGCCGGCCGAGCAGCAGGCGAGCGAGGCCACGGCCGACGCCTGATCGCAGCGGACGGCGGAACCGTAACCGCCGCGTCATATTCACCGATCAATGCGCCGGCCCGCGACACCATGCGGGCCGGCGCCCCCATTTCATTCAAGAGGAACAACGACATGGCTGCATTCTCCGTAGCTGACGTGAAGGCCCTGCGCGAAAAGACCGGCGCGGGCATGATGGACGCCAAGAAGGCGCTCGAGGAATCGAGTGGCGATATCGAGGCCGCGGTCGACGCGCTGCGCGCGAAGGGTCTTGCCACCGCGCAGAAGAAGTCAAGCCGCACCGCCGCCGAAGGTCTGGTCGGCGTGGCGGTCGAGGGCACGAAGGGCGTCGCCGTGGAGGTGAACTCCGAAACCGACTTCGTCGCCAAGAACGACAAGTTCCAGGACTTCGTCCGCAACACCACGCAGGCCGCGCTGGACGCCGGCGGCGACGACGTCGAGGCGCTCAAGGGTGCGGATTATCCGGGCGGCGGCACCGTGGGCGAAAAGCTGACCGACAACATCGCGACGATCGGCGAGAACCAGCAGGTGCGCCGGATGAAGACCGTTTCGGTCAAGGACGGCGTGATCGTGCCTTACGTGCATAACGCCGTCGCCTCCGACCTCGGCAAGATCGGTGTGCTGGTCGCGCTGGAAAGCGAAGGCGACAAGGACAAGCTGGCCGAGCTGGGCAAGTTCCTGGGCATGCACATCGCCGCCGCATTCCCGCAGGCGCTGACCGCCGAGCAGCTCGACCCCGCCGTGATCGAGCGCGAGCGTGCCATCGCCCGCGAAAAGGCTGCCGAGAGCGGCAAGCCCGAGGCCGTTCAGGAAAAGATGGTGGACGGCGCGATCGCCAAATACGCCAAGGAGAACGCGCTGCTGAGCCAGGTCTACATGATCGACAACAAGACGCCGGTGGCGCAAGTTCTCGAAGGCGCGGCCAAGGATGTCGGCGCCAAGGTCGAGCTGGTGGATTATGTCCGCTTCCAGCTGGGCGAGGGCATCGAGAAGGAAGAAAGCGATTTCGCTGCCGAGGTGAAGGCCGCTGCCGGCGGCTGATCGCCTTTCCAAACAGGATGGCAAACGAGGCGGCGAAGTTGACAGTGTCAACTTCGCCGTTTTGCTATCCACCTGAAATAATGGGATTTTCCGCCTTGGCAAAGTTGACACTCCGTCAGGACAAAAATTTTCTTCGCGCACGAAGCGGGGAACCGACGATGGGAAAGAACTGGGCTTCCCGTGTCCTAGCGGGAGGCGTGTAGGAAAGCCCGAACCTGCCGGTCCGGCGCGGCACCATCGTCACCAGCCAGATTTCCGGCCGGGTGCCGAAGCGTACCGGCAGCAGGCTCGTTCCCAGACCCGCGCCGGTAACGATGGTGCGTCCGCTTTCGCGCGTCACGCCGCAGGCGAAGCGGGCGCCATATTGCGACATGGTGGCGAGCGCGCCGACCAGCGGCAGGCGTATCTGTCCGCAATGGGTATGGCCGGCCAGCACCAACGGTACGGTGCCCGGCACCTGCGGAAAGATGTCGGGGCTGTGCGTCAGGATCAGCCGCCCGCCGCGCAGGGGCGCCATCCGTTGCAGCACCAGCGGCAGGTCGTCGCGCCGTGTAAAGGCATCGTCCACGCCGCCCAGCGCGAGCGGGCCGATCTGCGTCGCCTCGTTCTGCAAGGTGCGGATACCGGCTTGGTGAAGCTCGCGTTCGAGGGCCGGCCAGTCGAACCAGTGATCGTGATTGCACGGCACCGCGACCGTTCCCAGCGGCGCGTCGAGCGCGGCCAGTGGGACAACGATCTCGGACGCGGTGAAGCCATGCGTCGCCACCCGTTTCTCGCTGACGAGGTCGCCGGCGATCAGGACGATATCGGGACCGAGCGCGTTCACCTGCGCGACGATCCGCTCCAGCCGGGAGGGCGGCATGTCGGGGCCGGCCACGTGGATATCGGCGAGGACGGCCGCGGTGACGGGGCGCGGCAGGCCCGGCACGGCGATGGTGAGGCGGCGGACCCGCGGCTCGGCCAGGGTATCGTGCCAGGCCTTCGTCGCCAGCATCGCCAGGGCGACGAACAGGAACGCGGCGATCCAGCGCCACCGGCGAAGAAGGGCGGTCATGCCGCGTGCTGGCCCGGTTGATCGATCCGCGCAAGCCCGGGTCGCGCAATTAGCGCCCACCGCCACTTGGCAGTGCGCGATGCGCCCTATAGAGAGCGCGCAAAGCCAATCGAGAGGTCACCGCCCGCACATGCTGTTGCCCGCCGCCAAGCGTATCCTGCTGAAATTGTCGGGCGAAGTGCTGATGGGGGAAGCGGGCTTCGGCATCGATCCGGCCTATGTCATGCGGCTGGCCGAAGAGGTGAAGGCGGCGCGCGAGACGGGGCTGGAAATCTGCCTCGTCATCGGCGGCGGCAACATCTTTCGCGGAATGGCGGGCGCCGCGCAGGGCATGGACCGGGCGCAGGCCGACTACATGGGAATGCTGGCGACGGTCATGAACGCCCTCGCGATGCAGAGCGCGCTCGAACAGATCGGCGTCGACACCCGCGTGCAGAGCGCCATCCAGATGGATCAGGTATGCGAACCGGTGATCCGCCGGCGGGCGGAGCGGCACCTGCAGAAGGGGCGCATCGTGATCTTCGCCGCCGGCGTGGGCGCGCCCTATTTCACGACCGATAGCGGTGCGGCCCTGCGCGCGGCGGAAATGCGTTGCGACGCGCTGCTGAAGGGCACCAGCGTCGACGGGGTCTATGATTCCGATCCCAAGCGCAACGCGAGCGCAACCCGTTACGATACCGTGAGTTACGACCAGGTGCTCGCGGACAATCTCAAGGTCATGGACGCTTCCGCCGTGGCGCTGTGCCGCGACAACGACATCCCGCTCGTGGTGTTCTCCATTCGCGAGAAGGGCAACGTCGCGCGCGTGCTGGCGGGCGAGGGCGTGCAGACGATAGTGAAGAAGGACTGAAACGATGGCGAAATACGACAAGGCCGACGTGGAGCGGCGCATGGACGGTGCGGTGGAGAGCCTGAAGGGCGACCTGTCGGGTCTGCGCACCGGCCGCGCCAACACCGCGCTGCTCGATCCCGTCGTGGTCGAGGTGTACGGCGCCATGATGCCGCTGAACCAGGTCGCCACCGTCTCCGCGCCCGAGGCCCGGATGCTGAGCGTGCAGGTGTGGGACAAGGCCAATGTCAACGCCGTGGAGAAGGGCATATCCAAGGCCAATCTGGGCCTCAACCCGATGAGCGACGGGCAGACCATCCGCCTGCCCATGCCCGACCTGAACGAGGAGCGGCGCAAGGAACTCGCCAAGCTCGCCGGCACCTATGGCGAGAACGCGAAGATCGCCATCCGCAATGTGCGGCGCGACGCGAACGAGGCCCTGAAGGAAGACGAGAAGAAGAAGGAAATCTCCGAGGACGAACGCAAGCGACTGGAGGACGAGGTCCAGAAGATGACCGATGCCCACGTCGCCGAGACGGACACGGCGGTGGAGAAGAAGATCCAGGAAATCCTCACCCAGTGACGCCGCGTAGCCCTCGATCCGCTCTTGCAGGGCGCAGTCGAGACATCGCTGTCCCGCGCTCGTGCGGCGTGGGGGGCACACGGGTATCGCGCGATGGCTGAGGACGGTTTCCCCCGCCACGTCGCCATCATAATGGACGGCAACGGTCGCTGGGCCAAGAAACGGCACCTGCCCCGCGCGCTCGGCCACAGGCAGGGCGGGGAGGCCGTGCGCCGCACGGTGAAGGCGGCGGAAACGCTCGAGCTGGAATGTCTGACGCTCTACGCCTTCAGTTCGGAAAACTGGAAGCGGGAAAAGGACGAAATCGCCGATCTGATGAACCTCATGCGGCGGTTCATCGAGACGAACCTCGACGAACTGATCGAGGCGCGCGTCAGGCTGGCGATCATCGGCGACTACCGCGCCTTCGCCCCGGATATCGTCGCCATGCTGGAGGATGCGCTGGAGCGCACCAGCGGCGGGAACCGGATACTCGCGGTCGCGCTCAATTACGGATCGCAGCAGGAAATCGCCCGCGCGGCGCGGGCTGCGGCGGCGGCGGGCGAGATCACGCCGCAGGCCATAGAGCGCCACCTCGACACCGCCGCCCTGCCGCCGCTCGACCTCGTCATCCGCACCAGCGGAGAGGTGCGGCTGTCGAATTTCCTGCTGTGGCAGGCGGCCTATGCCGAGATGATCTTCACCGATGTCCTGTGGCCCGACTTCGACGAGGGCCATCTGCGCGCGGCGTGCGAGGAGTTCGCGCGGCGGGAAAGGCGTTACGGTGGACGCTGAGCAATCGGGCAAGCCCCGCAAGCGCGACCGGCTCAAGGCGCGGGCGAAACGCTACGCCACCGTTCCCATCTCGATCCGCACGAGCGACCTGCCCAAGCGCGCGGCGAGCGCGGCGGTCATGCTGGCGGTGAGCGGGGCGGCGCTGTGGATCGGCGGCTGGATCTGGAGCGGTTTCGCGCTGCTGCTGGGACTGTGGGCGTTGTACGAATGGACCGCGATCATGTGGCGCATGACCGACCGGCCCCTCGCCAGGCTGATCGGCGTCATGCTCGGTCTCGCCTATATCGGCTATGCCGCGTTCGTGATCGGCGCGCTCGGCAACGACGCGGTCGCGGGCGCGGCCGGCGGCAAGCGGCTGGGCGGCCCGCTGGTGGCCATGATCGCCAGCGTGATCGCCACCGATACCGGTGCCTATTTCGCCGGGCGCACGATCGGCGGCCCGAAGATCGCGCCCGCCATAAGCCCGTCCAAGACCTGGGCCGGGCTGGGCGGCGGCATGGTCAGCGCGGGGCTGGTGCTGGCGCTGTTCGCCGGGTTCGACCGGCTCGACGTGCCGGTGGCGCAGGCCGTCGTGCTCGGCGCGCTTGTCGCCATCGTGGCGCAGGCGGGCGACTTTCTCGAAAGCTGGATGAAGCGCAAGGCGCACGTGAAGGATTCGGGCTCGCTCATCCCCGGCCACGGCGGCATTCTCGACCGGGTGGATGGCCTGATCGCGGTGTCCTGCGTGCTGGGTTTCGTGTTCATGGGGGCGCTGGTACAAGCGACGGAGTTGTGACCCGCACGATTTCCATTCTCGGCGCGACCGGTTCGATCGGCGATTCCACCCTCGACCTGGTGCGCCGCCATCGGGACGACTGGCGCGTGGTCGCCCTGTCGGCCAATTGCAGCGCCGCGAAACTTGCGAAGCTGGCGCGCGAATTCGGTGCCGAGATCGCGGTGGTCGGCGATGCGGCATGCCTGCCGGACTTGCGCGAGGCGCTCGCCGGCAGCGGTATCGCGGCGGAAGGCGGCCCCGCGGCCCTGTGCGATGCGGCGGCGCGGCCCGTCGATGTCACCATGGCCGCCATCGTCGGCTGCGCCGGCCTCGCGCCGACCATGCGCGCGATAGAGCAGGGGCGCACCGTGGCGCTCGCCAACAAGGAAGCGCTGGTTTCCGCGGGCGGGGTGATGACGGCGAAGGTCGCCGAGCATGGAACGACCCTGCTGCCGGTCGATTCGGAGCACAACGCGATATTCCAGTGCCTGTCGGGCGGCCGGACGGAGGACGTGCGGTGGATCACGCTGACCGCGAGCGGCGGCCCGTTCCGGACGAAATCGCAGTCCGAGCTCGAGGCGGCGACACCCGCACAGGCCGTCGCGCATCCCAACTGGGACATGGGCGCTAAGATCAGCGTCGATTCCGCCACGATGATGAACAAGGGGCTCGAGTTCATCGAGGCGCATCACCTGTTCCCGGTCGGGCTGGACCGGCTGCGCATCGTCGTGCATCCGCAGAGCGTCATCCATTCGATGGTCGAGTATCGCGACGGCTCGACACTGGCGCAGCTCGGCCCGTCCGACATGCGCGTACCCATCGCCTCGGCGCTCGCCTGGCCTGAACGCATGGATACGCCGTGCGAGCCGCTCGATCTGGCCGGGGTGGGCGAGCTGAGCTTCTTCGCCCCGAACGAGGATCGGTTTCCCGCCACCCGCATCGCGCGAGACGCGGCCCGGGCGGGCGGCGCGGCGCCCGCCGTGCTCAACGCCGCGAACGAGGTCGCGGTGGCCGCTTTCCTCGCCGGTCAGGTCAAGTTCACGCAAATTTCGGCAATATCGTCCAGAACCCTCGACAGTTACGCGCCGCCTGCGCCCCGGTCTCTCGACGACGTGCTCGCCGTCGATGCCGAGGCGCGGGCGCGCGCGGGGACGCTGCTGGAGCCGGCCTGACATGACCTTCGATTCCGTGCCCGTGTGGATGATGATCCTGGGCTTCCTGCTGATGCTGGGGCCGCTCGTCGTGCTGCACGAACTGGGGCACTATCTGGTCGGGAGATGGTTCGGCGTGGGCGCCGATGCGTTCAGCGTCGGGTTCGGCAAGGAACTGGCGGGATTTACCGACCGTCGCGGCACGCGCTGGAAGCTCTCGGCGCTGCCGTTCGGCGGATACGTGCAGTTTCGCGGCGACATGAACCCCGCCAGCATACCCGATCCCGACGCTCCGGTTGAGGAGGATCATTTCCAGGCCAGGCCGCTGTGGCAGCGCGCGCTGATCGTGGCGGCGGGCCCGGTCACCAACTTCCTCGTCGCCATCGCCATCCTCGCCAGCTTCAACCTCGCCTATGGCCGGGCGACCACGCCGCCGGTGGTGGAGGTGCTGATGGAGGAGGGCGCGGCAGGCGCGGCGGGAATTGACGTTGGCGACCGCATCGTGTCGGTGAACGGACACCGGATCGAGGATTTCGGCGACGTGACGCCGCTCGTCGCCCCCTATCCGGACGAGCCGATCGCGATGACGGTGGAGCGGGGGGGGCGGCTGCTCGATTTCGACTTCACCATACCCGGCTACGAGGAGCAGGACAGGTTCGGCAATTCCTTCCATGTCGGACGGATCGGCATCGGGTCCACCACCCGCGACATGGTGCCCGTGGGGCCGCTGGAATCGGTCGGGCTGGCCGTGCGCCAGACCGGCGACATCCTCGACATGATGGTCACCGGAATCTGGCAGATCGTCTCGGGTCGCCGCTCAGTGGAGGAGCTTGGCGGACCGATCAAGATCGCCAAGTTTTCGGGCGAGCAGCTAAGCCTGGGATGGCAGTCTTTCGTCAGCTTCGCGGCGCTGATCTCGATTAACTTGGCATTCATTAACCTGCTGCCAATTCCGGCGCTCGACGGCGGGCATCTGGCTTTCTACGCGGCCGAGGCGGTCCGTCGAAAGCCGGCCAGTCCGCGCAGTCAGGAATGGGCCTTCAGGACCGGCATGGCGTTCGTGCTGGCACTGATGCTGTTCGTGACGATCATCGATATCGCCAGCCTGCCGATCTTCGGCAGTTAGGCGGGGAAGGATAAGGCGCTTCCAGCAAAATATGGGCGGCTTGGCTTGATTGCCGACATGGCATCGGGCAGGGGCGCGCTTTGCGTCGGGAGCGTGGTGAACGGGAGGCCGTGCGGGGGCTGGCTTGCCATTGGATTGCTCCGCTTGGGCGCGGGTTCGACAAGAGTGGACGGATGATGGGTTCCAAGGCCAGGACGATGACTTCACGCCATTACGCGGTGGCCCTGCTGGGCTGTTCGATGCTGGCAGGGCTGCCGATCGCGGCATCCGCGCAGGACACGGGCGGCGCGGCGGATCAGTCCGGCGCACAACCCGCCACCCAGCCTACGCCGACCCCCACACCCGCGCCGACGCAGGCGCCCGCCGGGGCGCAACCGCAAACGCAGCAGCCGCGGGTGCAGGGCGACGTCATCCGCACCATCGCCGTCGCCGGCGCGCAGCGGCTGGAGCCGGAAACCATCATCAGCTACATCAGCCTGCGACCCGGTCAGGTCTACACCGCCGCCGCCGCCGACCAGGCGCTGATCGACCTCGCCAATACCGAACTGTTCGCCGATTACCGGATCGAGAACAATGACGGCAACGTCGTCATCACCGTGGTCGAGAACCCGATCATCAACCGGGTGATCCTGGAGGGCAATCGCCGGATCGACAACGACAAGATCCTGCCCGAGATCAACCTCGCCCCGCGCCAGATCTTCACCCGCAGCCGGGTGCGTGCCGATGTCGCCCGCATCATCGAGCTGTACAAGCGGCAGGGCCGCTTCGCCGCGACGGTCGAACCGCAGATGGTCCAGCTCGACCAGAACCGCGTCGACGTGATCTTCGAGATTTCCGAGGGGCCGAAGTCCAAGGTCCGCCAGATCAACATCATCGGCAACGAGGTGTTTTCGGACGGCGACCTGAAGGACGAGATGCTGACGCGCGAGGCCAGCCTGCTCGCCATCTTCAGCTCCAACACCAGCTACGATCCCGACCGCCTGGCCTTCGACCAGCAGAAGCTGCGCCAGTTCTACCTGACGCAGGGCTATGCCGATTTCCGCGTGGTATCCGCCGTGGCCGAGCTGACGCCCGACAAGCGCGACTTCATCATCACCTATGTCGTCGAGGAGGGTGAGCGCTACAAGTTCGGGGACGTCCAGGTCGAAAGCCAGTTGCGCGATTTCGACAGCGACGTGCTCAGCTCGCAGCTCTCGATCGAGGAAGGCGACTGGTACGATGCGGAAAAGGTGGATGACATCGTCGAGGGGCTGACCGAGACGGCCGGCACCTTCGGCTACGCCTTCGCCGACGTGCGCCCGCGCATCTCGCGCAATCCCGAAACGCTGACGATGGACGTGACCTTCACCGTCGCCGATGCGCCGCGCGTCTATATCGAGTCTATCGACATCAACGGCAACACGCTGACGCAGGACAAGGTCATCCGCCGCGAATTCCGCCTGGCAGAAGGCGATGCGTTCAGCTCGCTGCAGGTGCGCCGTTCGACGGCACGCATCAATTCGCTGGGCTATTTCCAGGAAAACTTCGAGATCGAGCAGGTCGAGGGCAGCACGCCCGACCGCGTGATCCTGCAGGCCAACGTGCAGGAGAACCCGACCGGCGAACTGTCGCTATCGGCGGGGTTCTCCAGCCTCGAAAGCTTCATATTCAATGGCTCGATCCGGCAGAACAACTTCCGCGGGCGCGGCCAGACGATCGGGCTGGGCGTCAACTATTCGCGCTATTCCAAGTCGGCGAACATCAGCTTCACCGAACCCAAGCTGTTCGACCGCGACATCGCCGCCGGCTTCGACATCTACCGGCAGGACTACAACAACGGCTATTTCGACCGCGACAGCGCGACCTACGAGCAGACCACGACGGGCCTGGCGCTGCGCACCGGCGTGCCGCTGACCGAATATATGAGCCTGCTCGCGCGCTATACGCTCAACTACCAGCAGGTAAGCGTGGACGAAGCGCGCTTCTTCGCCGATTTCGATGGCGACGGGGTTGCGCAGTGCGAGCCGCTGATCGCCGGGCGCTATCTGTGCGATGCGCTGGGCAACCGGTTGCAGTCGATCCTCGGCCTCAACCTTAATTACAGCACGCTCAACAGCCGGGTCCGCCCGACCAGCGGGACGCAGGCGACCATCGGCGTCGATTTCGCCGGCCTGGGGGGCGATACGAAATATCTGCGCGGGCGCGTGAACGCACAGCGTTTCTGGTCCCTCGGGGCGGGCTTCATCGGTTCGCTTTCTTTCGAGGGCGGTTACATCCACGGTCTCAACGACCGCGGCCCCAATTCCGACAGCGTGCTGCTGACCGACCGGTTCTTCCTCGGCGAGGGGCAGATGCGCGGCTTCGACATCCGCGGCGTCGGCCCGCGCGTGGTGCGGCGCTTCTACACCACCGACGAGGACGGCAACCAGGTTCTCTTCCCGCTCGACGCGAAGGAGAACCAGGACGATGCGCTGGGCGGGCGCGCCTATTACCTCGCTCGCGGCGAGGTCGAGATTCCGCTCGGCTCGGGCGCACGCGAACTGGGCATCCGCCCCTCGGTGTTCGTCGATGTCGGCTCCGTCTTCGGCGTGACCGACCCGACGCTGGTGCAAAGCCCGCTGCCCGACGGCCTGTTCATTCCGCAGCGCGACGGCGACGGCAACGCGCTCTATTCGCAGGCTGTGCTGGGAGACGACGGCCAGGTCATCGACAATATTCTCACGACCAACCCGATCAGCCCGACCGGCACCGAGAACACCCCCATCGGCCGGCGCCTGCCGCCGTTCACCGAGGAATTCGTCGGCGACACGCCTTCACCTCGCGTTTCGGTTGGCATCGGTATCAACTGGAATTCGCCTTTCGGACCGTTCCGAATCGACATCGCCACGGCGCTGCTGAAGGAGCGCGGCGATGAAACGAAGACCTTCTCATTCAACGTAGGAACCCAATTCTGATGAAAAGCCTTACCAAGATCGCGCTTGCCGCCGGTCTCGCCACCACGGCCACTGCCGCTCCCGCCTCGGCCCAGGTCAACGGCATCGGCACCTCCGACCTGCCCATCGCGGTGGTCGGGTCGCAGGCGTTCCAGACCGGCTATCAGCAGATCGCGACGCAGTATCAGGCGCAGCGCACGACGGTGGAACAGCGCCAGCAGCAGCGCACCCAGCTGGTCCAGCAGCTCGACACCAACGGCGACGGGCAGCT from Aurantiacibacter spongiae carries:
- a CDS encoding CDP-alcohol phosphatidyltransferase family protein, yielding MNRDDEFDLDSGEGRAPAPAEPAWLGPKASEDEIVTRSRSGRGLSMRAVLPSAITAAALCSGLTGIRFAVDGIWHMSLFAIIFAGVLDGMDGRIARLLKAQSRFGAELDSLADSLSFGMAPALILFMWSLQDLPRIGWFASLAFAITCALRLARFNARIDLEDQPHKSAGFLTGVPAPVGAGLAFLPMYLWLATGEAIFRSPWLVGVWTFVVAFLMISNLATLSWKSMRPPESLKIAAIAIGAIVIAAMLIEPWWTLILVCAVYLALVPVGMVRYARVRRHRHARGEPVTPQPE
- the frr gene encoding ribosome recycling factor, whose product is MAKYDKADVERRMDGAVESLKGDLSGLRTGRANTALLDPVVVEVYGAMMPLNQVATVSAPEARMLSVQVWDKANVNAVEKGISKANLGLNPMSDGQTIRLPMPDLNEERRKELAKLAGTYGENAKIAIRNVRRDANEALKEDEKKKEISEDERKRLEDEVQKMTDAHVAETDTAVEKKIQEILTQ
- a CDS encoding metallophosphoesterase; the protein is MTALLRRWRWIAAFLFVALAMLATKAWHDTLAEPRVRRLTIAVPGLPRPVTAAVLADIHVAGPDMPPSRLERIVAQVNALGPDIVLIAGDLVSEKRVATHGFTASEIVVPLAALDAPLGTVAVPCNHDHWFDWPALERELHQAGIRTLQNEATQIGPLALGGVDDAFTRRDDLPLVLQRMAPLRGGRLILTHSPDIFPQVPGTVPLVLAGHTHCGQIRLPLVGALATMSQYGARFACGVTRESGRTIVTGAGLGTSLLPVRFGTRPEIWLVTMVPRRTGRFGLSYTPPARTREAQFFPIVGSPLRARRKFLS
- the uppS gene encoding polyprenyl diphosphate synthase, which translates into the protein MAEDGFPRHVAIIMDGNGRWAKKRHLPRALGHRQGGEAVRRTVKAAETLELECLTLYAFSSENWKREKDEIADLMNLMRRFIETNLDELIEARVRLAIIGDYRAFAPDIVAMLEDALERTSGGNRILAVALNYGSQQEIARAARAAAAAGEITPQAIERHLDTAALPPLDLVIRTSGEVRLSNFLLWQAAYAEMIFTDVLWPDFDEGHLRAACEEFARRERRYGGR
- a CDS encoding phosphatidylserine decarboxylase, whose product is MAGELRDNRGRGDAEWGLPPIHPEGRKFGIAAVFIALVVLWGLDWEIVGWPLLMASIGVFAFFRDPERVVPQGENQVVSPADGQISLIAQVPPPPEMQRDDGDRGRGLGVEPVTRISIFMSVFDVHINRSPVAGTVRRIVYIPGRFLNADLDKASEENERQHLLIERADGVGIGMTQIAGLVARRIVPFVKPGDIVAAGQRVGLIRFGSRVDVYLPAGTDARVLVGQRVVAGETVLADLGVTGLLEGVRQ
- the pyrH gene encoding UMP kinase, translated to MLLPAAKRILLKLSGEVLMGEAGFGIDPAYVMRLAEEVKAARETGLEICLVIGGGNIFRGMAGAAQGMDRAQADYMGMLATVMNALAMQSALEQIGVDTRVQSAIQMDQVCEPVIRRRAERHLQKGRIVIFAAGVGAPYFTTDSGAALRAAEMRCDALLKGTSVDGVYDSDPKRNASATRYDTVSYDQVLADNLKVMDASAVALCRDNDIPLVVFSIREKGNVARVLAGEGVQTIVKKD
- the rpsB gene encoding 30S ribosomal protein S2; translation: MAAPTVTMQQLIEAGAHFGHQTHRWNPRMKPYIFGSRNGVHIIDLSQTVPLFARALDFVSSTVRAGGKVLFVGTKRQAQEPIAEAARACGQHFVNHRWLGGMLTNWKTISGSIRELKNLEEQLAGDTSLLTKKEVLQLTRKRDKLELSLGGIRDMGGIPDVMFVIDANKEDLAIKEAETLGIPVIAVLDTNVDPTGIAFPIPGNDDASRAVRLYCDAVSQAARTGSDANVADSGDIGSMEAPPAEAAAAQAPAEQQASEATADA
- the tsf gene encoding translation elongation factor Ts, giving the protein MAAFSVADVKALREKTGAGMMDAKKALEESSGDIEAAVDALRAKGLATAQKKSSRTAAEGLVGVAVEGTKGVAVEVNSETDFVAKNDKFQDFVRNTTQAALDAGGDDVEALKGADYPGGGTVGEKLTDNIATIGENQQVRRMKTVSVKDGVIVPYVHNAVASDLGKIGVLVALESEGDKDKLAELGKFLGMHIAAAFPQALTAEQLDPAVIERERAIAREKAAESGKPEAVQEKMVDGAIAKYAKENALLSQVYMIDNKTPVAQVLEGAAKDVGAKVELVDYVRFQLGEGIEKEESDFAAEVKAAAGG